The Chitinophaga flava genome has a segment encoding these proteins:
- a CDS encoding TfoX/Sxy family protein: MIMNDEELISWVRKSMQPIGPISTRPTMEGQAIYLDGMLFAYVAESKLWFRTDDESDLAWDAAGSEWLRRPKKDGTLGYEPYRSAPEGAYTDEKDLRKWAKQGLAAGRRAKQN; encoded by the coding sequence ATGATTATGAACGACGAAGAATTAATCTCCTGGGTGAGAAAATCAATGCAGCCGATAGGGCCTATCAGTACCCGGCCGACAATGGAGGGGCAGGCTATTTATCTGGATGGGATGCTCTTTGCTTATGTGGCAGAGTCGAAGTTATGGTTCAGAACGGATGATGAGAGCGACCTGGCATGGGATGCTGCTGGTAGTGAGTGGTTGAGAAGACCGAAGAAAGATGGTACGCTGGGATATGAACCTTATCGTAGTGCGCCGGAAGGAGCATATACGGATGAGAAGGACCTGCGTAAATGGGCGAAACAAGGTCTGGCAGCAGGACGAAGAGCCAAACAAAACTAG
- a CDS encoding SusC/RagA family TonB-linked outer membrane protein — protein sequence MKKRFLFLLCSAFASLLLLVPGKVPAQLLAAANITSLHMPAADAFANNVFKKEVRGQVTDTAGSPMPGVTVLVKNSPNIGTTTDMNGRYILEVPDNTTVMVFTMVGYTTQEVALNGRSVINVQLKNSASQLSETVVVAYGKQKKASVIGSITTINPGELKVPSSNLTTALAGRLAGVIAYQRSGEPGMDNAEFFIRGATTFGYKKSPLILIDGIEYDVTELARLNTDDIASFSIMKDATANALYGARGANGVILVTTKEGKEGKAKLNLRLENSISSPTRDLQLADPITYMEQNNEAVLTRNPLAPVIYSQSQIDNTKAGTNKDVYPTTNWKEMLFKKQTVNKRANFNLGGGGQIATYFVSGGYTKDNGILNVDGRNNFNNNIDLTTYTLRSNVNIRVTKSTSAMVRLHGTFDEYKGPVDGGEKLYQKMIWSNQVLFPAVYPADDAHQFVTHPLFGNFNNGEYLNPYADMVKGYKQYSRSLMLAQFEIKQDLSSFITKGLSVRAMMNTNRQAYFDVSRQYIPFWYSATNYDKLNNTYVLRDINPDQGTDYLNYVPGKRTVASTFYLESAVDYNRTFDKHGLAGMLIFIARNNLQTIDDNSSNVNLLQKSLPSRNLGLSGRATYSYDNRFFGEFNFGYNGSERFYKTERYGFFPSAGIAWFVSNENFFKPLEHVVNKLKVRANYGLVGNDAIGNEDDRFFYLSNVNMNDSKKGATFGTNGGYSRNGISIGRYDNQAITWETAKNSTFGLEVSLFNKLDIIAEYFFEQRYNILMDRASTPKTMGLQATPKANVGKAESNAFDFTADYNSNIGKNLFVTLRANFTYARNKFKAYEEPRYDEAYRYHVGYPISQRWGYIAERLFIDDEEVRSSPQQAFGNFKTMGGDIKYRDVNGDGQITPSDMVPIGFPTMPEIIYGFGFSAKYKGVDFSAFFQGSARSSFWIDVQATSPFINNSEDKSVIGETQLLKAYADSHWSEENRDLYALWPRLSPVLNTNSMQTSTWFMRNGAFLRLKQVELGYTLPTSLTRRLHMSNLRVYANATNLLTFSKFKLWDIEMGGKGLGYPIQRVVNFGLMVGF from the coding sequence ATGAAAAAAAGATTTCTCTTTCTGTTATGCAGTGCGTTTGCCTCATTACTGCTCCTGGTGCCAGGGAAAGTCCCTGCACAACTGTTGGCAGCTGCAAACATCACCAGCCTGCATATGCCTGCCGCCGACGCATTTGCCAACAACGTATTTAAAAAAGAAGTACGGGGCCAGGTGACCGATACCGCCGGATCTCCTATGCCCGGTGTAACTGTCCTCGTAAAAAATAGTCCTAACATCGGCACCACCACCGACATGAACGGACGTTATATCTTGGAAGTACCGGATAACACCACTGTGATGGTGTTTACGATGGTGGGATACACCACCCAGGAAGTGGCGCTCAATGGCCGCAGTGTTATCAACGTTCAACTAAAAAACTCCGCCAGCCAGCTCAGCGAAACAGTTGTGGTAGCTTATGGTAAACAGAAAAAAGCTTCTGTAATCGGTTCAATCACCACCATCAATCCGGGTGAACTGAAAGTTCCTTCCAGCAACCTCACTACCGCCCTGGCAGGACGCCTCGCCGGCGTAATCGCCTACCAGCGCAGCGGAGAACCCGGTATGGACAACGCAGAGTTTTTTATCCGCGGTGCCACCACCTTCGGTTATAAGAAAAGTCCGCTCATCCTCATCGATGGTATTGAATACGATGTAACAGAACTGGCGCGGCTCAATACAGACGATATCGCCAGCTTCTCTATCATGAAAGACGCTACCGCCAACGCGCTCTATGGCGCCCGTGGCGCCAACGGCGTAATCCTCGTTACCACCAAAGAAGGCAAGGAAGGTAAGGCTAAACTCAACCTCCGCCTCGAAAACTCCATCTCTTCGCCTACCCGCGACCTGCAGCTGGCAGATCCGATCACCTACATGGAACAGAATAACGAAGCCGTGCTAACACGAAATCCACTGGCGCCTGTAATCTACTCCCAGAGCCAGATAGACAACACCAAAGCCGGCACCAACAAAGATGTATATCCTACTACCAACTGGAAAGAGATGCTGTTTAAAAAACAAACCGTTAACAAACGCGCTAACTTCAACCTCGGCGGTGGCGGCCAGATAGCCACCTACTTCGTCTCCGGCGGCTATACGAAAGATAACGGTATCCTCAACGTAGACGGACGAAACAATTTTAACAACAACATCGACCTCACTACCTATACCTTACGTTCCAACGTCAATATCCGTGTTACCAAATCCACCAGCGCCATGGTACGCCTGCATGGCACCTTCGATGAATATAAAGGCCCTGTCGATGGTGGTGAAAAACTCTACCAGAAAATGATCTGGTCCAACCAGGTGCTGTTTCCGGCCGTTTATCCAGCTGACGATGCACACCAGTTTGTAACACATCCGCTCTTCGGTAACTTCAACAACGGCGAATACCTCAACCCTTACGCCGACATGGTGAAAGGATACAAACAATACTCCCGTTCGCTCATGCTCGCACAGTTTGAGATCAAACAGGACTTGTCTTCCTTCATCACCAAGGGCCTGTCTGTAAGAGCCATGATGAACACCAACAGGCAAGCCTACTTCGATGTGTCCAGGCAATATATTCCCTTCTGGTACAGCGCTACCAACTATGATAAACTGAATAACACCTACGTGCTCCGGGATATCAACCCTGATCAGGGAACCGATTATCTTAACTATGTACCGGGTAAAAGAACTGTGGCTTCTACGTTTTATCTGGAATCCGCTGTTGACTACAACCGTACGTTCGATAAACACGGCCTGGCAGGTATGCTGATCTTCATTGCACGCAACAATCTCCAGACGATTGATGATAACAGTTCCAATGTGAACCTCCTGCAGAAGTCGCTGCCATCCAGGAACCTGGGACTTTCCGGCCGCGCCACCTATTCTTATGATAACCGCTTCTTTGGTGAGTTCAATTTCGGTTACAACGGCTCCGAACGTTTCTACAAAACAGAACGGTATGGTTTCTTCCCTTCTGCAGGTATAGCCTGGTTTGTGTCTAACGAAAATTTCTTCAAACCATTGGAGCATGTGGTGAACAAACTCAAAGTCAGAGCCAACTACGGCCTGGTGGGCAACGACGCGATAGGTAATGAAGATGACCGTTTCTTCTATCTCTCCAATGTGAATATGAATGATTCCAAAAAGGGCGCTACATTCGGTACCAATGGTGGGTATTCTCGCAACGGTATCTCCATCGGCCGCTACGACAACCAGGCCATCACCTGGGAAACAGCCAAAAACTCTACGTTCGGGCTGGAAGTAAGCCTGTTCAACAAACTGGACATCATCGCTGAATATTTCTTCGAACAACGTTACAATATCCTCATGGACAGGGCTTCCACACCCAAAACCATGGGCTTGCAGGCTACGCCCAAAGCCAATGTAGGCAAGGCTGAATCCAATGCCTTCGACTTCACCGCTGATTATAACAGTAACATCGGTAAAAACCTGTTTGTGACACTGCGTGCCAACTTCACCTACGCCCGCAACAAATTTAAGGCGTATGAAGAACCCCGTTATGATGAGGCTTACCGTTACCACGTAGGTTATCCGATCTCCCAGCGTTGGGGCTATATCGCTGAACGTTTGTTCATCGATGATGAAGAAGTAAGAAGTTCTCCCCAACAGGCTTTCGGTAACTTCAAAACCATGGGCGGCGATATCAAATACCGCGATGTGAACGGCGATGGCCAGATCACGCCCAGCGATATGGTACCCATCGGTTTTCCTACCATGCCTGAAATTATCTATGGCTTTGGTTTCAGCGCCAAATACAAAGGCGTGGATTTCTCAGCCTTCTTCCAGGGATCTGCCCGCTCTTCCTTCTGGATCGATGTACAGGCTACTTCTCCCTTTATCAATAACAGCGAGGATAAATCAGTGATCGGAGAAACACAGCTGCTGAAAGCTTATGCAGACAGCCACTGGTCTGAAGAAAACAGAGACCTGTACGCTTTATGGCCCCGCCTGAGCCCTGTGCTGAATACCAACAGCATGCAAACCAGCACCTGGTTTATGCGCAACGGCGCCTTCCTTCGTCTTAAACAGGTGGAACTGGGTTATACCCTTCCCACCAGCCTGACACGGCGCCTGCATATGTCTAATCTGCGTGTATACGCCAACGCTACCAACCTGCTCACTTTCTCCAAATTCAAACTCTGGGATATTGAAATGGGTGGTAAAGGATTGGGTTATCCGATTCAGCGCGTGGTCAACTTTGGTTTAATGGTTGGCTTCTGA
- a CDS encoding RagB/SusD family nutrient uptake outer membrane protein, with amino-acid sequence MRYKILITLVLIAGLSSCSKYLDVVPDNVPTIDNAFTLRTSAEKYLFTCYSYMPKNGHFNDNVAFNGGDEVWYDDPIRDVDPTFFNIAKGLQSMTSPLANYWSGSARGTSLFVGIRDCNTFLANIGKVRELRQYERERWIAEVKFLKAYYHFFLFRCYGPVPLIKENLPVSAGSDEVQIYRQPVDTCINYIVKLLDEAASSEFLPNKLEGTENTELGRITKCIVLSLKAKVLVTAASPFFNGNPDYSRMVDNRGVQLFPTSYNAEKWSRAALACKEAIEFCQANGYTLYHFPGNFGYKINDTLQTQLDIRAAMTDKQNNTEVIWPNTNSTAGDMQRWSMPLIANGASTSGPKGIIAPTLKMVEMFYSKNGVPITEDRTWDYSRRYVLRTATNTEKYYVRSGEQTVELHFDREPRFYADVAFDRAVWFGNWVLNYNKDSALYFVKGRATEIASRRGISNYSVTGYWVKKTVNIESSAATDGNIASGLVTYPWPEIRLADLYLLYSEALNEVNGPGAGTTQWINLVRARAGLKSVEESWTNYSKNPTKYTTKEGMREIIQQERAIELCFEGQRFWDLRRWKTAHVALNNPIKGWDITQNAAPSYYKEVLLFNQRFGMRDYLWPIENAEMIINKNLVQNPGW; translated from the coding sequence ATGAGATATAAAATACTGATCACGCTTGTATTGATAGCCGGGCTGAGCTCCTGCAGCAAGTATCTGGACGTGGTGCCCGACAACGTACCGACTATCGATAATGCTTTTACCCTGCGTACTTCTGCAGAAAAATACCTGTTTACCTGCTATTCCTACATGCCTAAAAACGGGCACTTTAACGATAATGTTGCTTTTAATGGTGGCGACGAAGTATGGTACGATGATCCTATCCGTGATGTGGACCCTACCTTCTTCAACATCGCGAAAGGCTTGCAAAGCATGACCAGCCCGCTGGCTAACTACTGGAGCGGCAGTGCCCGTGGCACTTCCCTGTTTGTGGGTATCCGCGACTGTAACACTTTCCTGGCCAACATCGGTAAGGTAAGAGAACTGCGACAGTATGAAAGAGAGAGATGGATTGCAGAAGTGAAATTCCTCAAGGCTTATTATCACTTCTTCCTGTTCCGCTGCTATGGCCCTGTTCCGCTGATAAAAGAAAATCTGCCGGTGTCTGCCGGTTCCGATGAAGTACAGATATACCGTCAGCCGGTGGATACCTGTATCAACTATATCGTGAAGCTGCTGGATGAAGCGGCCAGTAGTGAGTTTCTACCCAACAAACTGGAAGGTACCGAAAATACAGAGCTGGGCCGTATCACCAAATGTATTGTACTGTCACTGAAAGCCAAAGTGCTGGTGACTGCTGCCAGCCCTTTCTTCAACGGCAATCCCGACTACAGCCGTATGGTGGATAACCGCGGTGTACAGCTGTTTCCCACTTCTTACAACGCTGAAAAATGGAGCCGGGCAGCACTGGCCTGTAAAGAAGCCATTGAGTTCTGTCAGGCCAACGGCTATACGTTGTACCATTTCCCGGGCAACTTCGGCTACAAAATCAATGATACCCTGCAAACACAGCTGGATATTCGTGCAGCCATGACCGATAAACAGAACAACACGGAAGTGATCTGGCCCAATACCAACAGCACTGCCGGCGATATGCAGCGCTGGTCTATGCCGCTGATCGCCAACGGTGCCAGCACCTCCGGCCCTAAAGGGATTATTGCGCCCACCCTCAAAATGGTGGAGATGTTTTACTCCAAAAATGGTGTGCCCATTACCGAAGACCGTACCTGGGACTATAGCAGAAGATATGTGCTGAGAACGGCCACCAATACAGAGAAATATTATGTACGCAGTGGTGAGCAAACAGTAGAGCTGCATTTCGACCGCGAGCCGCGTTTTTATGCAGATGTGGCATTTGACCGTGCCGTTTGGTTTGGTAACTGGGTACTCAACTACAACAAAGACAGCGCCCTGTATTTCGTAAAGGGCAGAGCCACTGAAATAGCTTCCAGAAGAGGTATCAGTAACTATTCTGTAACAGGTTACTGGGTGAAGAAAACAGTAAACATAGAAAGCAGTGCGGCCACTGATGGTAACATCGCCAGTGGCCTGGTGACTTATCCTTGGCCCGAGATCAGGCTGGCCGACCTGTACCTGCTGTATTCTGAAGCACTCAATGAAGTGAATGGCCCCGGTGCCGGTACCACCCAGTGGATCAACCTGGTGAGGGCCCGCGCCGGATTAAAATCAGTAGAAGAATCCTGGACCAACTATTCCAAGAACCCCACTAAATACACTACCAAAGAAGGTATGCGGGAAATTATCCAGCAGGAAAGAGCCATCGAGCTTTGTTTTGAAGGACAACGTTTCTGGGACCTGAGAAGATGGAAAACCGCACACGTAGCGCTCAACAACCCAATCAAAGGATGGGATATCACCCAAAATGCTGCACCGTCTTATTATAAGGAAGTATTGCTGTTTAACCAGCGATTCGGTATGCGGGATTACCTGTGGCCTATAGAAAATGCCGAAATGATCATCAACAAAAACCTTGTACAGAACCCCGGATGGTAA
- a CDS encoding DUF5000 domain-containing lipoprotein: MKHFKILSTAVCLSVAILYACKEDKMMPVSNDKTAPGPVSNASVVPQAGAAEISYSLPDDQNLSYVRAEFEINGEKKEAKSSYFKRSIRVEGFGDTAFHTVKLFAVSRGEVSSIPVEVKVKPLPPAIWQVFKSLAVTEAFGGLQVKFSNLDRGKIVIGTVLYDPKAKEWRNINNFYYGLDSGRFTVRGLQPVKQQFGLYVKDRWDNKSDTLKFELTPIYEEQLDRNKFVSAMKKKYPIPQVAPLPKTPGVQIVEPGNLSSWPIENMWNGVIGNEGFHTTENKDVPIWIPIDLGVKAVISRYKIWQRQAGYIYNHGNPHEWELWGTNNPMDVNSWVKLDHQIMEKPSGLPLGQNSNEDIDAAAAGQEYELPIGTPAVRYIAWKHIDSWAAIDGIIGHLHISEIAIWGQIKQ, encoded by the coding sequence ATGAAACATTTCAAAATCTTATCAACAGCTGTCTGCCTCTCCGTTGCCATCCTGTATGCCTGCAAGGAAGATAAAATGATGCCTGTTTCCAACGACAAAACAGCCCCTGGTCCTGTGTCTAATGCCAGTGTAGTGCCACAGGCTGGTGCTGCTGAAATTTCCTACTCACTGCCGGATGACCAGAACCTGTCTTATGTGCGCGCAGAATTTGAGATTAATGGAGAAAAGAAAGAAGCTAAATCTTCTTACTTCAAAAGATCGATAAGGGTAGAAGGCTTTGGTGATACGGCTTTTCACACGGTGAAACTGTTTGCCGTGAGCCGGGGTGAAGTTTCTTCTATACCGGTGGAGGTGAAGGTAAAACCGTTGCCGCCCGCTATCTGGCAGGTGTTTAAATCTTTAGCGGTAACGGAAGCTTTTGGTGGTTTACAGGTTAAGTTCAGCAATCTCGACAGAGGCAAGATTGTGATCGGCACCGTGCTCTATGATCCCAAAGCAAAGGAATGGCGTAATATCAACAACTTTTATTATGGTCTGGATTCCGGCAGATTTACTGTCAGAGGCCTGCAGCCGGTAAAACAGCAGTTCGGCCTTTATGTAAAAGACCGCTGGGACAACAAAAGCGATACACTCAAATTCGAACTGACACCCATATACGAAGAACAGCTGGACAGGAACAAATTTGTGAGCGCTATGAAGAAAAAATATCCGATTCCGCAGGTAGCGCCGTTGCCTAAAACACCGGGTGTACAGATCGTAGAGCCGGGTAATCTGTCTTCCTGGCCTATTGAAAACATGTGGAATGGGGTGATTGGCAACGAAGGATTTCATACCACGGAAAATAAAGACGTACCTATCTGGATTCCGATAGACCTGGGAGTGAAAGCGGTGATCAGCCGCTATAAGATCTGGCAGCGTCAGGCGGGATATATCTACAACCATGGAAATCCGCATGAATGGGAGCTGTGGGGCACCAACAACCCTATGGATGTCAACAGCTGGGTGAAACTGGATCATCAGATTATGGAGAAACCTTCCGGGCTGCCGTTAGGCCAGAACTCCAATGAAGACATCGATGCTGCCGCAGCCGGACAGGAATACGAACTGCCCATCGGCACACCAGCAGTAAGATATATCGCCTGGAAACATATCGACAGCTGGGCCGCCATCGATGGTATCATCGGACATCTGCATATCAGTGAAATAGCTATCTGGGGACAAATCAAACAATAA